From Micromonospora nigra, one genomic window encodes:
- a CDS encoding NlpC/P60 family protein produces the protein MPVAAVPPHRRGPKRNTRPGGLRRAARALLVLAAAVAVGAGVLAAPAHAEPTVDEIEAQIDKEWRKLEPTIEQYNKVRSELRVNRKKAADLEKKIEPLALEAELAMNRVGSLASRYYVNGPSQEISALLLNANPDTLGEQMALLDRLAAQERRQIDEVVRVRQKYDDRKRSLDALIASQTKQQTELAAKRKQIEADVKRLEASLPKTTVKTTNCPTINGVVSEAARIAIRTACAQIGKPYVFGTTGPNTFDCSGLTQYAYKAAGIYLTHFTGAQWNEGKAISRADARPGDLVFFFSDLHHVGLYLGNNQMVHAARAGKPVNVSSITTMPLAGFRRPG, from the coding sequence ATGCCGGTGGCAGCCGTGCCCCCTCATCGTCGTGGCCCGAAGCGGAACACCCGACCGGGTGGCCTGCGCCGCGCCGCCCGTGCGCTGCTCGTCCTCGCCGCCGCCGTCGCTGTCGGCGCTGGCGTGCTCGCCGCGCCCGCTCACGCCGAACCCACGGTCGACGAGATCGAGGCGCAGATCGACAAGGAGTGGCGCAAGCTCGAACCGACCATCGAGCAGTACAACAAGGTGCGCTCGGAGCTGAGGGTCAACCGCAAGAAGGCGGCCGACCTGGAGAAGAAGATCGAGCCCCTGGCCCTGGAGGCCGAACTGGCGATGAACCGGGTGGGCAGCCTCGCCTCCCGCTACTACGTCAACGGGCCCTCGCAGGAGATCAGCGCACTGCTGCTCAACGCCAACCCGGACACCCTCGGCGAGCAGATGGCGCTGCTCGACCGCCTGGCGGCGCAGGAGCGCCGGCAGATCGACGAGGTGGTGCGCGTCCGGCAGAAGTACGACGACCGCAAGCGCAGCCTCGACGCCCTCATCGCTTCCCAGACCAAGCAGCAGACGGAGCTGGCCGCGAAGCGCAAGCAGATCGAGGCCGACGTCAAGCGCCTGGAGGCGTCGCTGCCGAAGACCACGGTCAAGACGACGAACTGCCCCACCATCAACGGGGTGGTCAGCGAGGCGGCCAGGATCGCGATCCGGACGGCCTGCGCGCAGATCGGCAAGCCGTACGTCTTCGGCACCACCGGCCCGAACACCTTCGACTGCTCCGGCCTGACCCAGTACGCCTACAAGGCGGCCGGCATCTACCTCACCCACTTCACCGGGGCACAGTGGAACGAGGGCAAGGCCATCTCCCGGGCCGACGCCCGCCCCGGTGACCTCGTCTTCTTCTTCAGCGACCTGCACCATGTCGGGCTCTACCTGGGCAACAACCAGATGGTGCACGCCGCGCGGGCCGGCAAGCCGGTGAACGTCTCCAGCATCACCACCATGCCCCTGGCGGGTTTTCGCCGACCCGGCTGA
- a CDS encoding C40 family peptidase: MAHHAPRPPLTRPAIAGPMTAAPRPRWYRCTTALAALLGVAVVLTAGATGAQADPTVADIERQIDEDWNRLEPVIEKHNATRQDLADRRREADDLAARIAPLQQRVDEAMNRVGQLAVRAYKGETVSAVNALLGGRSPAELIEQLGLLDRYAHHQQSDVRQAAELRDELAAAKAPLDDVIAQLTRAEAQLAERKRQINAEIDRLQRLRLRAYGRGGGGPLRPAPCPATYPGGPAGAAVSFACAQIGKPYVWGAEGPHAFDCSGLMLAAWARAGVSLPHNAARQRRVTASVRRGELRPGDLVFYYADLHHVGMYVGGGWVVHASRAGVPVKMKKLNDGPIHSFGRPG; encoded by the coding sequence GTGGCACACCATGCCCCGCGGCCACCGTTGACCCGGCCGGCGATCGCCGGCCCGATGACGGCTGCGCCGCGCCCACGCTGGTACCGCTGCACCACCGCACTCGCCGCCCTGCTCGGCGTCGCCGTCGTCCTGACGGCAGGCGCCACCGGGGCCCAGGCCGACCCCACTGTCGCCGACATCGAGCGCCAGATCGACGAGGACTGGAACCGGCTCGAACCCGTCATCGAGAAACACAACGCGACCCGTCAGGACCTCGCCGACCGGCGTCGGGAGGCCGACGACCTGGCCGCCCGCATCGCCCCGCTCCAGCAGCGGGTGGACGAGGCCATGAACCGGGTCGGGCAGCTCGCCGTCCGGGCGTACAAGGGTGAGACCGTCAGCGCCGTGAACGCCCTGCTGGGCGGCCGGTCACCCGCCGAGCTGATCGAACAGCTCGGCCTGCTCGACCGGTACGCCCACCACCAGCAGTCCGACGTCCGGCAGGCCGCCGAGCTGCGCGACGAGCTGGCTGCCGCCAAGGCACCGCTCGACGACGTGATCGCCCAGCTCACCCGCGCCGAGGCGCAGCTGGCGGAACGCAAGCGGCAGATCAACGCAGAGATCGACCGGTTGCAGCGACTGCGGCTGCGCGCGTACGGCAGGGGTGGCGGCGGGCCGCTGCGGCCGGCACCCTGCCCGGCCACCTACCCGGGCGGCCCCGCGGGGGCGGCGGTGTCGTTCGCGTGTGCCCAGATCGGCAAGCCGTACGTGTGGGGGGCCGAGGGACCGCACGCGTTCGACTGCTCGGGGCTGATGCTCGCGGCCTGGGCGAGGGCCGGGGTGTCGCTGCCGCACAACGCCGCGCGGCAGCGACGGGTCACCGCGTCGGTCCGGCGCGGCGAGCTGCGACCGGGCGATCTCGTCTTCTACTACGCCGACCTGCACCACGTCGGCATGTACGTGGGCGGGGGCTGGGTGGTGCACGCCTCCCGCGCCGGGGTGCCGGTGAAGATGAAGAAGCTGAACGACGGCCCGATCCACAGTTTCGGACGACCGGGCTGA
- the dcd gene encoding dCTP deaminase yields the protein MLLSDRDLVSEIKAGTLALEPFEPTLVQPSSIDVRLDRLFRVFNNHLYTHIDPATRQDDLTSAIEVPEGEPFVLHPGEFVLASTLEVISLGEQLAGRLEGKSSLGRLGLLTHSTAGFIDPGFSGHVTLELSNVANLPITLWPGMKIGQLCIFRLSSPAEHPYGSAVYGSRYQGQRGPTPSRAWQNWRAWPTR from the coding sequence ATGCTGCTCTCCGACCGGGACCTGGTCTCCGAGATCAAGGCGGGCACCCTCGCGCTGGAGCCGTTCGAGCCCACCCTGGTGCAGCCGTCCAGCATCGACGTCCGACTGGACCGGCTGTTCCGGGTCTTCAACAACCACCTCTACACGCACATCGACCCGGCGACCCGGCAGGACGACCTGACGTCGGCGATCGAGGTCCCCGAGGGCGAACCGTTCGTGCTGCACCCGGGCGAGTTCGTGCTCGCCTCCACCCTGGAGGTCATCTCGCTCGGCGAGCAGCTCGCCGGGCGGCTGGAAGGCAAGAGCTCGCTGGGCCGGCTCGGCCTGCTCACCCACTCCACGGCCGGCTTCATCGACCCCGGCTTCTCCGGCCACGTGACGCTGGAACTGTCCAACGTGGCCAACCTGCCGATCACCCTCTGGCCGGGCATGAAGATCGGCCAGCTCTGCATCTTCCGGCTCTCCTCGCCCGCCGAACACCCCTACGGCTCGGCGGTCTACGGCTCGCGCTACCAGGGTCAGCGCGGCCCCACGCCGAGCCGCGCCTGGCAGAACTGGCGCGCCTGGCCGACCCGCTGA
- a CDS encoding pyridoxamine 5'-phosphate oxidase family protein: protein MASWSEFSADEPRLAEGIRLLMQQYGPGFGYLATVRADGGPRVHPVSPVITDEGLFCFVIDSPKRRDLERDGRYALHSFPPEESDDEAYVAGRARPVTDRARVGRLVDIARAEPRADWRLFEFTVEVAMLAHREHGVAGGPGDPGGRPHVQVWLDPATPAAGGLPQPASAARHVRAA, encoded by the coding sequence ATGGCTTCCTGGTCCGAGTTCTCCGCTGACGAGCCCCGACTCGCCGAGGGGATCCGCCTTCTCATGCAGCAGTACGGGCCGGGTTTCGGCTACCTGGCCACCGTCCGTGCCGACGGTGGGCCGCGCGTCCACCCGGTCTCGCCGGTGATCACCGACGAGGGTCTGTTCTGCTTCGTCATCGACTCGCCCAAGCGACGCGACCTGGAACGCGACGGCCGCTACGCGCTGCACTCGTTCCCGCCGGAGGAGAGCGACGACGAGGCGTACGTGGCCGGTCGGGCGCGTCCCGTGACCGACCGGGCCCGGGTCGGCCGGCTGGTCGACATCGCCCGCGCCGAGCCGCGCGCCGACTGGCGGCTGTTCGAGTTCACCGTCGAGGTGGCGATGCTCGCCCACCGGGAGCACGGCGTCGCGGGTGGTCCCGGCGACCCCGGCGGCCGGCCCCACGTGCAGGTCTGGCTCGACCCGGCGACCCCGGCGGCCGGCGGCCTGCCACAGCCCGCGTCCGCCGCCCGCCACGTCCGCGCGGCCTGA
- a CDS encoding zinc metalloprotease — MGLRPNLLNRRYAGIASTSFALLLGVATVGLLPAATAPAAPAVTAASAADEVCEPADALARARPGAGTTHDPNQLTLRQVQQRETELAELLQVQAKRVGQRTLSTQAAAASVTIPVVVHVIQRNSTRAGGNIPDSMVNSQIRVLNESFSGATGGASTAFTFSLQRINRVTNSSWYPIRQGSSAERQMKSQLRVGGKNTLNIYLGALSNNLLGWATFPQTRLNSMDGVVVLSESLPGGTATNYNQGDTGTHEVGHWLNLYHTFQGGCAGSGDSVSDTPAEASPASGCPTGRDTCSAPGLDPITNFMDYSYDTCMYQFTPGQATRMINAWNAYRAA; from the coding sequence ATGGGACTCCGTCCCAACCTGCTGAACCGGCGCTACGCCGGCATCGCATCGACGTCGTTCGCCCTGCTGCTGGGAGTGGCCACGGTCGGCCTGCTGCCGGCCGCCACCGCCCCGGCCGCCCCCGCAGTCACCGCCGCCTCCGCCGCCGACGAGGTCTGCGAGCCGGCTGACGCGCTGGCGAGGGCACGGCCTGGCGCGGGTACGACGCACGACCCGAACCAGCTGACCCTCCGCCAGGTGCAGCAGCGCGAGACCGAGCTGGCGGAGCTGCTCCAGGTGCAGGCCAAGCGCGTCGGCCAGCGCACCCTCAGCACCCAGGCCGCCGCCGCGTCGGTGACGATCCCGGTCGTGGTGCACGTGATCCAGCGGAACTCGACTCGCGCGGGCGGCAACATCCCCGACTCCATGGTCAACTCGCAGATCAGGGTGCTCAACGAGTCGTTCAGCGGGGCCACCGGCGGCGCGTCGACCGCGTTCACCTTCTCGCTCCAGCGGATCAACCGGGTGACCAACTCGTCGTGGTACCCGATCAGGCAGGGCTCGTCGGCCGAGCGGCAGATGAAGTCCCAGCTGCGGGTCGGCGGCAAGAACACCCTCAACATCTACCTGGGCGCGCTGAGCAACAACCTGCTCGGCTGGGCAACCTTCCCGCAGACCCGGCTCAACAGCATGGACGGCGTGGTCGTGCTGAGCGAGTCGCTGCCGGGTGGCACCGCCACCAACTACAACCAGGGCGACACCGGCACCCACGAGGTGGGTCACTGGCTGAACCTCTACCACACCTTCCAGGGCGGCTGCGCCGGTTCGGGTGACAGCGTCTCGGACACCCCTGCGGAGGCGTCGCCGGCCAGCGGGTGCCCGACCGGCCGCGACACCTGCTCCGCGCCGGGCCTGGACCCGATCACCAACTTCATGGACTACTCGTACGACACCTGCATGTACCAGTTCACCCCGGGCCAGGCGACCCGGATGATCAACGCGTGGAACGCGTACCGCGCGGCGTGA
- a CDS encoding VOC family protein translates to MASVKQFQVTFDCAEPERVARFWCEVLGYVVPPPPEGFATWNDFDRALPPEHQGSAFACVDPSGVGPRLFFQRVPEGKVVKNRLHIDVRVGTGLVGEERVAALEAECARLVALGAVRVRLLLADGHNESCLVMQDVEGNEFCLD, encoded by the coding sequence ATGGCGTCAGTCAAGCAGTTCCAGGTCACCTTCGACTGCGCAGAACCTGAGCGCGTCGCCCGTTTCTGGTGTGAGGTGCTGGGGTACGTCGTACCGCCGCCACCGGAGGGTTTCGCTACCTGGAACGATTTCGATCGCGCGCTGCCGCCCGAACATCAGGGTTCAGCGTTCGCGTGCGTCGATCCTTCAGGTGTGGGCCCGCGACTGTTCTTCCAGCGCGTTCCCGAGGGCAAGGTCGTCAAGAACCGACTGCATATCGACGTGCGGGTCGGCACCGGGCTCGTGGGTGAGGAGCGCGTGGCCGCACTTGAGGCCGAATGCGCACGACTGGTCGCGCTCGGCGCGGTACGGGTGCGACTACTGCTTGCCGACGGTCACAACGAGTCGTGCCTCGTGATGCAGGACGTCGAGGGCAACGAGTTCTGTCTCGACTGA
- a CDS encoding LLM class flavin-dependent oxidoreductase: protein MRIGIVILPDQRWSVARHRWRQVDEWGFDHAWTYDHLGWRDLVDGPWFDSMGTLTAAATVTARIRLGTLVASPNFRHPAAFARQVTALDDVSDGRVLLGLGAGGIGFDSAVLGGEELPPRQRVDRFAEFVELLDLILREDGTTWRGDWFAAVDARNNPGCVQTPRVPFVMAANGPRSMRLVARFGQGWVTTGPGADDLTDWWNGVREYAQRLDGVLDVTGRDPATLDRHLSLDSAPVFSLDSAQFFADQVGRAAELGFTDVITHWPRQSSWYAGDESVLVDVATRLLPELRRV from the coding sequence ATGCGGATTGGCATCGTGATCCTGCCCGACCAGCGCTGGTCGGTGGCGCGGCACCGGTGGCGGCAGGTCGACGAGTGGGGCTTCGACCACGCCTGGACGTACGACCACCTGGGCTGGCGGGACCTGGTCGACGGCCCGTGGTTCGACTCGATGGGGACGTTGACCGCCGCCGCGACGGTGACCGCCCGGATCCGACTGGGCACCCTGGTCGCCTCGCCGAACTTCCGACACCCGGCGGCCTTCGCCCGGCAGGTCACGGCGCTCGACGACGTCTCCGACGGGCGGGTGCTGCTCGGGCTGGGCGCAGGCGGGATCGGGTTCGACTCGGCGGTGCTCGGCGGCGAGGAACTGCCGCCCCGGCAGCGGGTGGACCGGTTCGCCGAGTTCGTCGAGCTGCTCGACCTGATCCTGCGCGAGGACGGCACCACCTGGCGGGGCGACTGGTTCGCCGCGGTGGACGCGCGGAACAACCCGGGCTGCGTACAGACGCCACGGGTGCCGTTCGTGATGGCGGCCAACGGGCCCCGCTCGATGCGCCTGGTGGCCCGCTTCGGCCAGGGTTGGGTGACCACCGGGCCCGGCGCGGACGACCTGACGGACTGGTGGAATGGCGTACGGGAGTACGCCCAGCGCCTCGACGGGGTGCTCGACGTGACCGGACGCGACCCGGCCACCCTGGACCGCCACCTGTCGCTGGACTCGGCCCCGGTGTTCTCGCTGGACAGCGCCCAGTTCTTCGCCGACCAGGTGGGGCGGGCCGCCGAGCTGGGCTTCACGGACGTGATCACCCACTGGCCGCGGCAGAGCAGCTGGTACGCGGGCGACGAGTCCGTCCTGGTCGACGTGGCCACCCGCCTGCTGCCGGAGCTGCGCCGGGTCTGA
- a CDS encoding ASCH domain-containing protein, which produces MWPRIGGLRTLALGTPGELRTNLNTLVLAGVKTATAGLLTEYAQEHEQLEHVGERLVLVDDDDVLAGVVEVTGVEVVPFAQVPWEFARAEGEGDRDIEEWRAGHAAYWARQGTPVTDDAAVVCVRFRLVSGGEGGVASGDLGV; this is translated from the coding sequence ATGTGGCCCCGCATCGGTGGACTGCGCACGCTCGCCCTCGGCACGCCCGGTGAGCTGCGCACCAATCTCAACACCCTCGTCCTGGCCGGAGTGAAGACCGCGACCGCCGGGCTGCTGACCGAGTACGCCCAGGAGCACGAGCAACTGGAGCACGTCGGCGAGCGGTTGGTGCTGGTGGACGACGACGACGTGCTGGCCGGCGTCGTCGAGGTGACCGGCGTCGAGGTGGTTCCCTTCGCGCAGGTGCCCTGGGAGTTCGCCCGCGCCGAGGGGGAGGGTGACCGCGACATCGAGGAGTGGCGGGCCGGCCACGCCGCCTACTGGGCGCGGCAGGGCACCCCCGTCACCGACGACGCGGCGGTCGTCTGCGTGCGGTTCCGGCTGGTGTCCGGCGGCGAGGGCGGCGTCGCCAGCGGCGACCTGGGCGTCTGA
- a CDS encoding alpha/beta hydrolase, producing MADRRAVLIPGQGYDTRYPLFLYAGEALRRAGFALHAVTWQVPDDLDLETAGRWVNEQVAPTLNDRTDLLVGKSLGTLAVELAADRGLAAVWLTPLLHRPDVVAALRRTRAPFVLVGGTADRTWDGAVARRLTPYVLEIPEADHALMVPGPLARSAAALGEVCTAVERFVG from the coding sequence ATGGCGGACCGCCGCGCGGTGCTCATTCCCGGCCAGGGCTACGACACCCGGTACCCACTTTTCCTGTACGCGGGGGAGGCGCTGCGCCGGGCCGGGTTCGCCCTGCACGCGGTCACCTGGCAGGTGCCGGACGACCTCGACCTGGAGACCGCCGGCCGGTGGGTCAACGAGCAGGTCGCCCCGACCCTCAACGACCGCACGGATCTGCTGGTCGGCAAGTCGCTGGGCACGTTGGCCGTGGAGTTGGCCGCCGATCGGGGGCTGGCCGCGGTGTGGCTGACCCCGCTGCTGCACCGACCGGACGTGGTCGCCGCGCTGCGCCGCACCCGAGCGCCGTTCGTGCTGGTCGGAGGCACTGCCGACCGTACGTGGGACGGTGCGGTGGCCCGCCGGCTCACCCCGTACGTGCTGGAGATCCCGGAGGCGGACCACGCGCTGATGGTGCCGGGGCCGCTCGCCCGCAGCGCGGCGGCGTTGGGTGAGGTGTGCACCGCCGTGGAGCGGTTCGTCGGCTAG
- a CDS encoding phosphoribosyltransferase family protein, with product MYADLSGRLVELFRWIDPGPEADHLVSDLSGWWRDPQVLAELGPALVAPFRPARPTVVVSPAVTGLLLGPLAATALGVGFVPAHKPVDGRLPPGPLTWAQSPPDFRGRRVDLAVRDRHLGPGDRVLVVDDWIATGAQVRALYDICAARGAEPAGTAAVVRGCAPELAAELRVTALLDAADLDRTP from the coding sequence ATGTACGCCGACCTGAGCGGACGACTCGTCGAGCTGTTCCGGTGGATCGACCCCGGCCCCGAAGCCGATCACCTGGTCAGCGACCTCTCCGGCTGGTGGCGCGACCCGCAGGTACTCGCCGAACTGGGGCCCGCTCTCGTCGCCCCGTTCCGCCCGGCCCGGCCCACCGTCGTCGTCTCCCCGGCGGTCACCGGTCTCCTCCTCGGCCCGCTCGCGGCGACCGCGCTCGGCGTCGGTTTCGTCCCGGCGCACAAACCAGTCGACGGGCGGCTGCCACCCGGGCCGCTCACCTGGGCCCAGAGCCCACCCGACTTCCGGGGTCGGCGAGTCGACCTGGCCGTCCGCGACCGGCACCTCGGCCCCGGCGACCGGGTCCTCGTCGTGGACGACTGGATCGCCACCGGCGCCCAGGTCCGCGCCCTCTACGACATCTGCGCGGCCCGGGGCGCCGAACCCGCCGGCACGGCGGCCGTCGTCCGCGGGTGTGCCCCGGAACTCGCCGCCGAACTCCGGGTCACCGCACTGCTCGACGCCGCCGACCTCGACAGGACGCCCTGA
- a CDS encoding PP2C family protein-serine/threonine phosphatase, with product MLSGVRTHSFQSGHGPLSPGSRAGLGAALALLALVSAVELADGREANYIALMVAAPFLAAALASWRVVLGVGAAASVLGAAFAFVEPAVSVSTAVAVAGIALGTAIAAAVAAMRQRQAEQIAELSKLATVAQQAVLRPLGPRVGTLSVAGRYISSTATAEIGGDLYEAIDTPYGVRMIIGDVRGKGLEAVRLASIVLGSYRHVAYDRADLRAVVADLDRAVARNVGDEDFVTAALVEERGGTLTIVNCGHPSPLLMRRGSVIPLDPPAPAPPLGFMPVVRPRVERLEPGDRLLLFTDGLGEARRDGEFFPTADRAWRLLGHGTVADGLASLETALVEWVHGRLDDDIALVLMEYTGSPAATPAVVPSWEVGATEG from the coding sequence ATGCTGTCGGGTGTACGCACGCACTCCTTCCAGTCGGGCCACGGCCCACTGAGCCCCGGATCCCGCGCCGGCCTCGGCGCGGCCCTCGCCCTGCTCGCGCTCGTCTCCGCCGTGGAGCTGGCGGACGGGCGTGAGGCGAACTACATCGCCCTGATGGTGGCCGCGCCGTTCCTGGCGGCGGCGCTGGCGTCCTGGCGTGTGGTCCTCGGGGTGGGGGCCGCCGCTTCCGTGCTCGGTGCGGCCTTCGCCTTCGTCGAGCCGGCCGTCTCGGTGTCCACGGCGGTCGCCGTGGCGGGGATCGCTCTCGGAACGGCCATCGCGGCGGCGGTGGCGGCGATGCGCCAACGGCAGGCCGAGCAGATCGCCGAGTTGTCCAAGCTGGCGACGGTGGCCCAGCAGGCGGTGCTGCGTCCGCTCGGGCCTCGGGTCGGGACGCTCTCGGTGGCCGGCCGGTACATCTCCTCGACGGCGACCGCCGAGATCGGTGGCGACCTGTACGAGGCGATCGACACCCCGTACGGCGTACGCATGATCATCGGTGACGTGCGCGGGAAGGGGCTGGAGGCGGTCCGCCTGGCCAGCATCGTGCTCGGCTCCTACCGGCACGTGGCGTACGACCGGGCGGACCTGCGCGCGGTCGTCGCCGACCTGGACCGTGCGGTGGCCCGCAACGTGGGTGACGAGGACTTCGTGACCGCCGCGCTGGTCGAGGAGCGGGGCGGCACGCTGACCATCGTCAACTGCGGGCACCCGTCGCCGCTGCTGATGCGTCGCGGTTCGGTGATCCCGCTGGACCCGCCCGCCCCCGCGCCGCCGCTGGGTTTCATGCCGGTGGTCCGTCCCCGGGTGGAGCGGCTGGAGCCCGGTGACCGGCTGCTGCTGTTCACCGACGGGCTCGGTGAGGCCCGCCGGGACGGCGAGTTCTTCCCCACCGCCGACCGGGCGTGGCGGCTGCTCGGGCACGGCACGGTCGCCGACGGCCTGGCGTCGCTGGAGACCGCCCTGGTGGAGTGGGTGCACGGCCGGCTGGACGACGACATCGCGCTGGTCCTGATGGAGTACACGGGATCTCCGGCCGCCACGCCCGCGGTGGTGCCGAGCTGGGAGGTCGGCGCGACGGAGGGGTGA
- a CDS encoding acyl-CoA dehydrogenase: MTHYKSNLRDLEFNLFEVFGADRTFGQEPYTDLDVDTARSFLSEVDRLAREDLAASYTDSDRNPPVFDPATHTAPLPESFKKSYQAFMDSEFWRLDLPEVLGGTNAPRALWWSLAELVLGANAPVWMYASGPSFAHVLHVEGTEQQKKWAKLFIDKQWGSTMVLTEPDAGSDVGAGRTRAVQQPDGTWHIEGVKRFITSGEHDLSDNIVHYVLARPVGVEGVGGPGTKGLSLFVVPKFHFDSETGELGERNGVYATNVEHKMGLKVSNTCEVTFGEHGVPAKGWLLGEKHDGIRQMFMIIEYARMMVGTKAIATLSTGYLNALEYAKNRVQGADLIQQADKTAPRVTITHHPDVRRSLLLQKSYAEGLRALVCYTASWQDKVAMAEAAGDEKATKLAKRVNDLLLPLVKGVGSERAYELLGHESLQTYGGSGFLQDYPLEQYVRDAKIDTLYEGTTAIQSLDLIFRKIVRDNGKALMAVAGEIQEFIATEAGNGQLKEERQALGKALAEIQTMVGVMTGWLGEAQAGDGRALYKVGLGSRRFLLALGDVVVGWLLQRQADVALKALAGEVSAADRAFYTGKVAAARFFAREVLPRLGADRRIIEGADLDIMDLPEEAF, from the coding sequence ATGACCCACTACAAGAGCAACCTTCGGGACCTCGAGTTCAACCTGTTCGAGGTTTTCGGGGCGGACCGGACGTTCGGCCAGGAACCGTACACGGACCTGGACGTCGATACCGCCCGCAGCTTCCTCTCGGAGGTCGACCGCCTGGCCCGCGAGGACCTCGCGGCCAGCTACACGGACAGCGACCGCAACCCGCCGGTCTTCGACCCGGCGACGCACACCGCGCCGCTGCCCGAGTCGTTCAAGAAGTCGTACCAGGCGTTCATGGATTCCGAGTTCTGGCGGCTGGACCTCCCCGAGGTCCTCGGCGGCACCAACGCTCCGCGGGCTCTCTGGTGGTCGCTCGCCGAGCTGGTGCTCGGCGCGAACGCCCCCGTCTGGATGTACGCCTCCGGCCCGTCCTTCGCGCACGTGCTGCACGTCGAGGGCACCGAGCAGCAGAAGAAGTGGGCCAAGCTGTTCATCGACAAGCAGTGGGGCTCCACCATGGTCCTCACCGAGCCGGACGCCGGCTCCGACGTCGGTGCCGGCCGCACCCGTGCCGTCCAGCAGCCGGACGGCACCTGGCACATCGAGGGCGTCAAGCGCTTCATCACCTCGGGTGAGCACGACCTGAGCGACAACATCGTGCACTACGTGCTGGCGCGCCCGGTCGGCGTCGAGGGAGTGGGCGGGCCGGGCACCAAGGGCCTGTCGCTGTTCGTCGTGCCGAAGTTCCACTTCGACTCCGAGACCGGCGAGCTGGGCGAGCGCAACGGCGTCTACGCCACCAACGTCGAGCACAAGATGGGCCTGAAGGTCTCGAACACCTGCGAGGTGACCTTCGGCGAGCACGGCGTACCGGCCAAGGGCTGGCTGCTGGGCGAGAAGCACGACGGCATCCGCCAGATGTTCATGATCATCGAGTACGCCCGGATGATGGTCGGCACCAAGGCGATCGCCACGCTCTCCACCGGCTACCTGAACGCCCTGGAGTACGCGAAGAACCGGGTGCAGGGCGCCGACCTGATCCAGCAGGCCGACAAGACCGCCCCCCGGGTCACCATCACCCACCACCCGGACGTGCGCCGCTCGCTGCTGCTGCAGAAGTCGTACGCCGAGGGTCTGCGGGCGCTGGTCTGCTACACCGCCTCCTGGCAGGACAAGGTGGCCATGGCCGAGGCGGCCGGCGACGAGAAGGCCACCAAGCTGGCGAAGCGGGTCAACGACCTGCTGCTGCCGCTGGTGAAGGGCGTCGGCTCGGAGCGGGCGTACGAGCTGCTCGGTCACGAGTCGCTGCAGACCTACGGCGGCTCCGGCTTCCTCCAGGACTACCCGCTGGAGCAGTACGTCCGGGACGCCAAGATCGACACTCTGTACGAGGGCACCACCGCGATCCAGAGCCTCGACCTGATCTTCCGGAAGATCGTTCGGGACAACGGCAAGGCACTGATGGCCGTGGCCGGCGAGATTCAGGAGTTCATCGCCACCGAGGCCGGCAACGGTCAGCTCAAGGAGGAGCGTCAGGCTCTCGGCAAGGCGCTCGCTGAGATCCAGACGATGGTCGGCGTGATGACCGGTTGGCTGGGCGAGGCGCAGGCCGGCGACGGCCGTGCCCTGTACAAGGTGGGCCTGGGCAGCCGCCGCTTCCTGCTGGCCCTCGGCGACGTCGTGGTCGGCTGGCTGCTGCAGAGGCAGGCCGACGTGGCACTGAAGGCTCTGGCGGGCGAGGTGTCCGCCGCCGACCGGGCCTTCTACACCGGCAAGGTGGCCGCCGCCCGGTTCTTCGCCCGTGAGGTGCTGCCCCGCCTCGGCGCCGACCGGCGGATCATCGAGGGTGCCGACCTCGACATCATGGACCTCCCGGAGGAGGCGTTCTGA
- a CDS encoding DUF6458 family protein — MGIGSGIFLIAIGAILTFAIRANVWWIDLRAVGWVFILAGLAVLLTTLWFWQDRRKRARTLIVEENRLSHPTAMMPPPPDPPPPTGPPN; from the coding sequence ATGGGCATTGGTAGCGGGATCTTCCTGATCGCGATCGGCGCGATCCTGACCTTCGCCATCAGAGCCAACGTCTGGTGGATCGATCTGCGCGCGGTCGGCTGGGTCTTCATTCTGGCCGGGCTGGCCGTCCTGCTCACCACGCTCTGGTTCTGGCAGGATCGCCGCAAACGGGCCAGGACCCTCATCGTGGAGGAGAACCGGCTGTCGCATCCGACGGCGATGATGCCACCGCCGCCGGACCCGCCGCCGCCCACCGGGCCGCCCAACTGA